Proteins co-encoded in one Rattus rattus isolate New Zealand chromosome 5, Rrattus_CSIRO_v1, whole genome shotgun sequence genomic window:
- the LOC116901089 gene encoding putative uncharacterized protein FLJ40606: MAATKETGRAAAPSGKRRRGLRHPASDSQTLARLAAGPWLPGALTCSKRTRGDAATRSARPPVLPPPPRPPQRRCRHLVSRAGTLRCACVGTASEGPRHGRAAILSVAMLAGSPDLDCFLPPPPQLPIFRSFSVVPCGPQEEEKQLCCS; this comes from the coding sequence ATGGCGGCGACGAAGGAGACCGGGCGAGCGGCAGCCCCGAGCGGGAAGCGCCGGAGGGGCCTCCGCCATCCTGCTTCGGACTCCCAGACCCTGGCGCGGCTCGCAGCAGGACCATGGCTTCCTGGGGCTCTTACCTGCTCGAAGCGGACTCGAGGAGATGCGGCCACACGTTCTGCTCGACCGCCCGTTTTGCCGCCTCCGCCTCGCCCTCCCCAGCGCCGCTGCCGCCATCTTGTGTCCCGGGCCGGGACTCTGCGCTGCGCATGCGTTGGTACCGCCTCTGAAGGACCTCGCCACGGCCGCGCCGCCATCTTGAGTGTGGCAATGTTGGCTGGTTCCCCAGACCTTGAttgctttctccctccccctccccaactccccattTTCCGGTCCTTCTCTGTTGTCCCTTGTGGTCCtcaagaggaggaaaagcagcTTTGCTGTTCTTGA